Proteins from one Burkholderia oklahomensis C6786 genomic window:
- the tssF gene encoding type VI secretion system baseplate subunit TssF, whose amino-acid sequence MNDLLPYYEREIALLRNSVREFAMRHPKIATRFGIADGHTDDMHVERMLQSFALLGAQIGETLDDEYPAFTEALLETACPDYLRPFPACAIAQFDAASMFSQLTEGVTIRRGTTLESRVGANRFRTAYDVALAPVTIVDARYRPASAAPSAARMPPSSTGIVSITFDSLTAQPALAALRARSLRVHLHGDAPLVAALLDTFAMRVPTAFVELDGDGRWKPLSKAPLAPVGFADEDALLDPAHSAPPFRLLMEYFAFPAKFDFVDIDVARIARTAGTCRRFSLHLPVVDLAMDSPHARALDTFSASNLRLFCTPIVNLFSQDAMPISLHDAATAYPVTPQALKSNGIEVRSIDAVRIAREGERGENLDVMPYRSLLHGRRGRNEQVYWIAERDPHAYGAQSAAPAALRLVDADGALVEPRADQLNVELTCTNGDYPQTLPIGDPEGDLLNEKDNLPGRIAILRRPTQTRRFPRDHGALWRLIAAMTPHALLLQPSGLGALKSLLVQYAARSSSAVPQIDGIANLDHKAAVRWMAVKPMPTFVRGVEVALTLNEAAFAMSSLKVFIDVMDGFLALHAPPNGFIQLVVHSRDTGRELYRCAPRGGIAQLV is encoded by the coding sequence ATGAACGACCTCCTCCCCTACTACGAACGCGAGATCGCGCTGCTGCGCAACTCGGTGCGCGAATTCGCGATGCGCCATCCGAAGATCGCGACGCGCTTCGGCATCGCGGACGGCCACACCGACGACATGCACGTCGAGCGCATGCTCCAGTCGTTCGCGCTGCTCGGCGCGCAGATCGGCGAGACGCTCGACGACGAGTACCCGGCATTCACCGAAGCGCTGCTCGAGACCGCGTGCCCCGACTATCTGCGTCCGTTTCCCGCGTGCGCGATCGCGCAGTTCGACGCGGCGTCGATGTTCAGCCAGTTGACGGAAGGCGTAACGATCCGGCGCGGCACCACGCTCGAAAGCCGGGTTGGCGCGAACCGGTTCCGCACCGCGTACGACGTCGCGCTCGCGCCCGTGACGATCGTCGACGCGCGCTATCGCCCGGCGTCGGCCGCGCCGTCCGCCGCGCGGATGCCGCCGTCGTCGACCGGCATCGTGTCGATCACGTTCGATTCGCTGACCGCCCAGCCGGCGCTCGCGGCGCTGCGCGCGCGCAGCCTGCGCGTGCATCTGCACGGCGACGCGCCGCTCGTCGCCGCGCTGCTCGACACGTTCGCGATGCGCGTGCCGACCGCGTTCGTCGAACTCGACGGCGACGGGCGCTGGAAACCGCTGTCGAAGGCGCCGCTCGCGCCGGTGGGTTTCGCCGACGAAGACGCGCTGCTCGATCCCGCGCACAGCGCGCCGCCGTTCCGGCTGCTGATGGAATATTTCGCATTCCCTGCCAAATTCGATTTCGTCGATATTGACGTCGCGCGTATCGCGCGCACCGCCGGCACGTGCAGGCGCTTCTCGCTGCACCTGCCCGTCGTCGACCTCGCCATGGATTCGCCGCATGCGCGCGCGCTCGACACGTTCTCCGCGTCGAACCTGCGTCTCTTCTGCACGCCGATCGTCAATCTGTTCAGCCAGGATGCGATGCCGATCTCGCTGCACGACGCTGCGACCGCGTATCCCGTCACGCCGCAGGCGCTGAAGTCGAACGGCATCGAGGTGCGATCGATCGACGCGGTGCGCATCGCGCGCGAAGGCGAGCGCGGCGAGAACCTCGACGTGATGCCGTATCGCTCGCTGCTGCACGGGCGGCGCGGCCGCAACGAGCAGGTCTACTGGATCGCCGAGCGCGATCCGCATGCGTACGGCGCGCAATCGGCCGCGCCCGCGGCGCTCAGGCTCGTCGACGCGGACGGCGCGCTCGTCGAGCCTCGCGCCGATCAGTTGAACGTCGAGCTGACCTGCACGAACGGCGACTATCCGCAGACGCTGCCGATCGGCGATCCCGAAGGCGACTTGCTCAACGAGAAGGACAATCTGCCGGGCAGGATCGCGATCCTGCGCCGGCCGACGCAGACCCGCCGGTTCCCGCGCGACCACGGCGCGCTCTGGCGCCTGATCGCGGCGATGACGCCGCACGCGCTGCTGCTGCAGCCGTCGGGGCTCGGCGCGCTGAAGTCGCTGCTCGTTCAGTACGCGGCGCGCTCGTCGAGCGCGGTTCCGCAGATCGACGGCATCGCGAATCTCGATCACAAGGCCGCCGTGCGCTGGATGGCCGTGAAACCGATGCCGACGTTCGTGCGCGGCGTCGAGGTCGCGCTGACGTTGAACGAAGCGGCGTTCGCGATGAGCAGCCTGAAGGTGTTCATCGACGTGATGGACGGCTTCCTCGCGCTGCACGCGCCGCCCAACGGCTTCATCCAGCTCGTCGTGCATTCGCGGGACACGGGCCGCGAGCTGTATCGATGCGCGCCGCGCGGCGGGATCGCGCAGCTCGTGTAG
- a CDS encoding transglycosylase domain-containing protein: MNRPLIRIPFRPTGTLSFWKALKWSLIAIVAVVIAIVARLVQIEIETSRLQARFLSELTRDIGYSVDEGASDRIRFPENGPYDLRLGYALLPSFQQRLLSHGFVVASQSRASDRMLSLADDGLFLPYDEKDQAGLSIVDSTGSPLFGVTYPHRVYGGFEAIPPLVVQSLLFIEDRYLLDENQPNRNPAIDWGRFSRALADQGLRFVNRHQAAPGGSTLATQLEKFRHSPDGRTATPPEKLRQIASASVRAYLNGPQTMAARHAIVVHYLNSVPLAARARVGEITGIGDGLTAWYGRDFDEVNRLLAAPTTPGNVDAQGTAFRQVLSLMIAQRAPSYFLNRGYPTLQRLTDSYLRLLATGGVITPALRDAALSAHIERSPAPAATEAQSFVTRKAVTSSRSHLLGALGIDNVYQLDRLDLRATDTLNNKVQQAVAAGLARAATRDGAREAGLYGFEMLRPGDDPSKILYSFTLYERRNGANLLRVQTDSVDQPFDINQGARLNLGSTAKLRTIVTYLQIISELHARYADMSAAELAKVKPDPTDALTRWALDYLAHTQDRSLPAMLAAAVERKYSASPGETFYTGGGAQSFTNFEKSDNGRILTVHVAFQNSVNLVFVRLMRDIVHYEMIRTSGPSASWLDDPAQRQHYLLRFVDAESRVYVKRFYTKYAGKSGDDALAAMLDNVRKSPPRVATVLRSVAPEQPRAWFDAKMRTALHGTPAAAKLSDDTLEKLYAKYAIDRFNLNDRGYIAGVHPLALWTLAYLRRHPDASLDDVQKASRDARMTSYSWLFKTRYHATQDRRIKRMVELRAYDAIGESWRALGYPFDHLTPSYAAAIGASGDQPAALAKLVGLIANNGAKVPNERIASLEFAHGTPYETRFVRAAAQPQPLLSPEIANQVHALLGDVVQKGTGRRLAQGLAFPDGLTLPVYGKTGTGDQRFNVYARGARLIESRKVNRSATFAFSLDDRFFGVLTAYVHEPYAARYNFTSAMAVQLLKSLAPALQPLTTAPAEPSANEAPPKAAAAG, encoded by the coding sequence ATGAATCGGCCGCTGATTCGGATTCCCTTTCGCCCGACCGGAACCCTGTCGTTCTGGAAGGCGCTCAAGTGGTCGCTGATCGCGATCGTCGCGGTCGTGATCGCGATCGTCGCGCGCCTCGTCCAGATCGAGATTGAGACCTCCCGGCTGCAGGCGCGCTTCTTGTCTGAACTGACGCGCGACATCGGCTACAGCGTCGACGAAGGCGCGAGCGACCGCATCCGCTTCCCCGAAAACGGCCCGTACGACCTGCGCCTCGGCTATGCGCTGCTGCCGTCGTTCCAGCAGCGGCTGCTGTCGCACGGCTTCGTCGTCGCGTCGCAGTCGCGCGCATCCGACCGGATGCTGTCGCTCGCCGACGACGGCCTCTTCCTGCCGTACGACGAAAAAGATCAGGCCGGCCTGTCGATCGTCGATTCGACGGGCTCGCCGCTCTTCGGCGTCACCTATCCGCACCGCGTCTACGGCGGCTTCGAGGCGATCCCGCCGCTCGTCGTGCAATCGCTTCTCTTCATCGAGGATCGTTATTTGCTCGATGAGAACCAGCCGAACCGCAATCCGGCGATCGACTGGGGACGCTTCAGCCGCGCGCTCGCCGACCAGGGGCTGCGCTTCGTGAACCGCCATCAGGCCGCGCCCGGCGGCAGCACGCTCGCGACGCAGCTCGAGAAATTCCGCCACTCGCCCGACGGCCGCACCGCGACGCCGCCGGAGAAGCTCCGGCAGATCGCGTCGGCGTCGGTGCGCGCGTATCTGAACGGGCCGCAGACGATGGCCGCGCGTCACGCGATCGTCGTCCATTACCTGAACTCGGTGCCGCTCGCCGCACGCGCGCGCGTCGGCGAAATCACGGGCATCGGCGACGGCCTCACCGCGTGGTACGGCCGCGACTTCGACGAAGTGAACCGGCTGCTCGCCGCGCCGACGACGCCCGGCAACGTCGACGCACAAGGGACTGCGTTCCGGCAGGTGCTGTCGCTGATGATCGCGCAGCGCGCGCCGTCGTACTTCCTGAACCGCGGCTATCCGACGCTGCAGCGGCTCACCGACAGCTATCTGCGCCTGCTCGCGACAGGCGGCGTGATCACGCCCGCGCTGCGCGACGCCGCGCTTTCCGCGCACATCGAGCGCAGCCCGGCGCCCGCCGCGACCGAAGCGCAGTCGTTCGTCACGCGCAAGGCGGTGACGTCCTCGCGTTCGCACCTGCTCGGCGCGCTCGGCATCGACAACGTCTACCAGCTCGACCGCCTCGACCTGCGCGCGACCGACACGCTGAACAACAAGGTGCAGCAGGCGGTCGCCGCGGGCCTCGCGCGCGCGGCGACGCGCGACGGCGCGCGCGAAGCCGGCCTCTACGGCTTCGAGATGCTGCGCCCGGGCGACGATCCGTCGAAGATCCTGTACAGCTTCACGCTCTACGAGCGCCGCAACGGCGCGAACCTGCTGCGCGTGCAGACCGACAGCGTCGACCAGCCGTTCGACATCAACCAGGGCGCGCGCCTGAACCTCGGCTCGACCGCCAAGCTGCGCACGATCGTCACGTATCTGCAGATCATCTCCGAGCTGCACGCGCGCTACGCGGACATGAGCGCGGCCGAGCTCGCGAAGGTGAAGCCCGATCCGACCGATGCGCTCACGCGCTGGGCGCTCGACTATCTCGCGCACACGCAGGACCGCTCGCTGCCGGCGATGCTCGCGGCGGCCGTCGAGCGCAAGTATTCGGCGAGTCCGGGCGAAACGTTCTACACGGGCGGCGGCGCGCAGAGCTTCACGAATTTCGAGAAATCCGACAACGGCAGGATCCTGACCGTGCACGTCGCGTTCCAGAACTCGGTGAACCTCGTGTTCGTGCGGCTGATGCGCGACATCGTCCACTACGAAATGATCCGCACGAGCGGGCCGTCGGCGTCGTGGCTCGACGATCCCGCGCAGCGCCAGCATTATCTGCTGCGCTTCGTCGATGCGGAGAGCCGCGTGTACGTGAAGCGCTTCTACACGAAGTACGCGGGCAAGTCCGGCGACGACGCGCTCGCCGCGATGCTCGACAACGTGCGCAAGTCGCCGCCGCGCGTCGCGACGGTGCTGCGCAGCGTCGCGCCCGAGCAGCCGCGCGCGTGGTTCGACGCGAAGATGCGCACCGCGCTGCACGGCACGCCGGCAGCGGCGAAGCTGTCGGACGACACGCTCGAGAAGCTCTATGCGAAGTATGCGATCGACCGCTTCAACCTCAACGATCGCGGCTACATCGCCGGCGTGCATCCGCTCGCGCTGTGGACGCTCGCGTATCTGCGCCGGCATCCCGACGCGTCGCTCGACGACGTGCAGAAGGCGAGCCGCGACGCGCGGATGACGTCGTACTCGTGGCTCTTCAAGACGCGCTATCACGCGACGCAGGACCGCCGCATCAAGCGCATGGTCGAGCTGCGCGCGTACGACGCGATCGGCGAATCGTGGCGCGCGCTCGGCTACCCGTTCGATCATCTGACGCCGTCGTACGCGGCGGCGATCGGGGCGTCGGGCGATCAGCCGGCCGCGCTCGCGAAGCTCGTCGGCCTGATCGCGAACAACGGCGCGAAGGTGCCGAACGAGCGGATCGCATCGCTCGAGTTCGCGCACGGCACGCCGTACGAGACGCGCTTCGTTCGCGCGGCCGCGCAGCCGCAGCCGCTGCTGTCGCCGGAGATCGCGAACCAGGTGCATGCGCTGCTCGGCGACGTCGTGCAGAAAGGCACGGGCCGCCGTCTCGCCCAGGGATTGGCGTTCCCCGACGGCCTGACGCTGCCCGTCTACGGCAAGACCGGCACGGGCGACCAGCGCTTCAACGTGTACGCGCGCGGCGCGCGCTTGATCGAGTCGCGCAAGGTCAATCGCAGCGCGACATTCGCGTTCTCGCTCGACGATCGATTCTTCGGCGTGCTGACCGCCTACGTCCACGAGCCGTACGCGGCGCGTTACAACTTCACGAGCGCGATGGCGGTGCAGTTGCTGAAGTCGCTCGCGCCGGCGCTGCAGCCGCTGACGACCGCGCCCGCCGAGCCGAGCGCGAACGAGGCGCCGCCGAAGGCCGCCGCCGCGGGTTGA
- a CDS encoding phosphoribosyltransferase: MNDYFRDRVDAGRQLAAHLADYANRSDVIVLALPRGGVPVAYEVAKALRVKLDVLIVRKLGAPGNPELAMGAIAAGGVVLLEQSVLRTMRVSERELADTIERERDELARREAAYRGDRAPPDIEGRTVIVVDDGIATGSTMLAAIEAVRERKPAKLVAAVPVASPSSAEKVKAAADAIVCVMRPDWLMGIGQFYRDFDQTSDDEVRTLLGRAREWERPAGGDASTAGAGPG, from the coding sequence ATGAACGATTATTTTCGCGATCGCGTCGATGCAGGCAGACAGCTCGCCGCGCATCTCGCCGATTATGCGAACCGCAGCGACGTCATCGTGCTCGCGCTGCCGCGCGGCGGCGTGCCGGTCGCGTACGAGGTCGCGAAGGCGCTGCGCGTGAAGCTCGACGTGCTGATCGTCAGGAAGCTCGGCGCGCCCGGCAATCCGGAGCTGGCGATGGGCGCGATCGCGGCGGGCGGCGTCGTGCTGCTCGAGCAATCGGTGCTGCGCACGATGCGCGTGTCCGAACGCGAGCTCGCCGACACGATCGAGCGCGAACGCGACGAACTCGCGCGGCGCGAGGCCGCGTATCGCGGCGATCGCGCGCCGCCCGACATCGAAGGCCGGACCGTGATCGTCGTCGACGACGGGATCGCGACGGGCTCGACGATGCTCGCCGCGATCGAAGCGGTGCGCGAGCGCAAGCCGGCGAAGCTGGTCGCGGCGGTGCCGGTCGCGTCGCCGAGCAGCGCGGAGAAGGTGAAGGCGGCGGCGGACGCGATCGTCTGCGTGATGCGGCCGGACTGGCTGATGGGCATCGGCCAGTTCTATCGGGATTTCGATCAGACGAGCGACGACGAGGTGCGGACGCTGCTCGGCCGCGCGCGCGAGTGGGAGCGGCCGGCCGGAGGGGACGCTTCGACGGCCGGCGCCGGCCCCGGCTGA
- a CDS encoding nicotinate phosphoribosyltransferase, giving the protein MTSPVRDGALLTDLYEFTMLQSYFDCGMNETATFEFFVRKLPEHRNFLMAAGLEQVLDYLAGLKLDADELEGLASTGLFSDGFLASLESLRFTGSVHAMREGTVFFVDEPILQITAPMREAQLIESRVMNLLHYESIVASKAARAVLAAPGKTLVDFGLRRAHGAEAALLSARASYIAGFTGTATLLAGLRYGIPVYGTMAHSYVQAHDSESLAFEHFARSFPRNAMLLIDTYDTEAAAHKVIDVAKKLARDGVEVKGVRLDSGDLAQHAMRVRAILDRAGLRQVTIFASGNLDEYKLEALIGKGAPIDGFGIGTRMNTSADAPYADCAYKLTEYAGVPRRKRSEGKATWPGRKQVYRRHRDDGVLDGDSLALRDEAHPGVALLEPFVIDGARAASLPSLADVRAHARSQLDALPAGLRDLAHAADYPIAVTDALTALAQRIDAQTASEAHA; this is encoded by the coding sequence ATGACGAGCCCCGTTCGCGACGGCGCGCTGCTGACCGACCTGTACGAATTCACGATGCTGCAGTCGTACTTCGACTGCGGGATGAACGAGACGGCGACGTTCGAGTTCTTCGTCCGCAAGCTGCCCGAGCATCGCAACTTCCTGATGGCGGCGGGTCTCGAGCAGGTGCTCGACTACCTCGCGGGCCTGAAGCTCGACGCCGACGAACTCGAGGGGCTCGCGAGCACGGGGCTTTTCAGCGACGGGTTTCTCGCGTCGCTCGAATCGCTGCGCTTCACCGGTTCGGTCCACGCGATGCGCGAAGGCACGGTGTTCTTCGTCGACGAGCCGATCCTGCAGATCACCGCGCCGATGCGCGAAGCGCAACTGATCGAGAGCCGCGTGATGAACCTGTTGCATTACGAATCGATCGTCGCGAGCAAGGCGGCGCGCGCGGTGCTCGCGGCGCCGGGCAAGACGCTCGTCGACTTCGGGCTGCGCCGCGCGCACGGCGCGGAAGCGGCGCTGCTGTCGGCCCGTGCGAGCTACATCGCGGGCTTCACCGGCACCGCGACGCTGCTCGCCGGCCTGCGCTACGGCATTCCGGTGTACGGCACGATGGCGCATTCATACGTGCAGGCGCACGACAGCGAGTCGCTCGCGTTCGAGCATTTCGCGCGTTCGTTTCCGCGCAACGCGATGCTGCTGATCGACACGTACGACACCGAGGCGGCCGCGCACAAGGTGATCGACGTCGCGAAGAAGCTCGCGCGCGACGGCGTCGAGGTGAAGGGCGTGCGGCTCGACAGCGGCGATCTCGCGCAGCACGCGATGCGAGTGCGCGCGATTCTCGATCGCGCGGGGCTGCGGCAGGTGACGATCTTCGCGAGCGGCAATCTCGACGAATACAAGCTGGAAGCGCTGATCGGGAAGGGCGCGCCGATCGACGGCTTCGGCATCGGGACGCGGATGAACACGTCGGCGGACGCGCCGTATGCGGATTGCGCGTACAAGCTGACCGAGTACGCGGGCGTGCCGCGCCGCAAGCGCTCCGAGGGCAAGGCGACGTGGCCCGGACGCAAGCAGGTGTACCGCCGCCACCGTGACGACGGCGTTCTCGACGGCGACAGTCTCGCGCTGCGCGACGAAGCGCATCCGGGCGTCGCGTTGCTCGAGCCGTTCGTGATCGACGGCGCGCGCGCGGCGTCGCTGCCGAGCCTGGCCGACGTGCGCGCGCACGCGCGCAGCCAGCTCGACGCGCTGCCCGCCGGGCTGCGCGATCTTGCGCACGCAGCCGACTATCCGATCGCCGTGACCGACGCGCTCACCGCGCTCGCGCAACGGATCGACGCGCAGACGGCGAGCGAGGCGCACGCATAG
- a CDS encoding dienelactone hydrolase family protein, with protein sequence MQTQEVRIPIGKVELNGILATPEHAPGIVVFAHGSGSSRLSPRNQEVAAVLQRAGLATLLFDLLTVEEQRRDAVTAEYRFAIAFLARRLVSALDWLRERPHVGELPVGLFGASTGAAAALIAANSRARAVRAVVSRGGRPDLAGDALPRVRVPTLLIVGERDEEVIRLNRVAAGWLIGESKLVIVPGATHLFEEPGTLDEVARLAADWFVAHLGGDRDAHKRSRR encoded by the coding sequence ATGCAGACGCAAGAAGTACGGATACCTATTGGAAAAGTCGAATTGAACGGCATCCTCGCGACGCCCGAGCATGCGCCGGGAATCGTCGTGTTCGCGCACGGCAGCGGCAGCAGCCGGCTGAGTCCGCGCAACCAGGAAGTCGCGGCGGTGCTGCAGCGCGCGGGCCTCGCGACGCTGCTGTTCGATCTGCTGACGGTGGAAGAGCAGCGGCGCGATGCGGTGACGGCCGAGTACCGTTTCGCGATCGCGTTCCTCGCGCGCCGGCTCGTCAGCGCGCTCGACTGGCTGCGCGAGCGGCCGCACGTCGGCGAGCTGCCCGTCGGCCTGTTCGGCGCGAGCACGGGCGCGGCGGCGGCGCTGATCGCGGCGAACTCGCGCGCTCGCGCCGTGCGCGCGGTCGTCTCGCGCGGCGGCCGCCCGGATCTCGCGGGCGACGCGCTGCCGCGCGTGCGTGTGCCGACGCTCCTCATCGTCGGCGAGCGCGACGAGGAAGTGATCCGGCTGAACCGCGTCGCGGCCGGCTGGCTCATCGGCGAGTCGAAGCTCGTCATCGTGCCGGGCGCGACGCATCTGTTCGAGGAGCCGGGCACGCTCGACGAAGTCGCGCGCCTCGCGGCCGACTGGTTCGTCGCGCATCTCGGCGGCGACCGGGACGCGCACAAGAGGAGCCGAAGATGA
- a CDS encoding erythromycin esterase family protein: MHPAKTPFLAARDVARPLHGDSADFDELIDMTTDADVVLLGEATHGTTEFYRMRAQITARLVDECGFDTIAIEGDWPDAWRVNCYVQGDAAIGDADAALADFTRFPAWMWRNRPMREFVGWLRDHNATLPRETRVGVYGLDLYSLYRSADAVIRYLDDVDPDQAELARRRYAALDHVREPSAYGHAVATGARPAATADAVTQLLQLRSSEAAYLAQDGIDALDAQFFAERNAQVVVNAETYYRAMFGPRANTWNLRDSHMRDTLFALRRYRARRGGTGRAVVWAHNSHVGDARATAMHLRGEWTLGQLVRQSLGERALSIGFTAYTGRVSAASRWDGDVEQKWMRPALHDSYEHLFHTTGLDRFFLPLRETVAQPLGEALLERAIGVIYLPETERDSHYFMSSITGQFDALFHLDETSPLEPLAPPDAWRPREKPVPAP; encoded by the coding sequence ATGCATCCTGCGAAGACGCCCTTTCTTGCCGCGCGGGATGTCGCTCGCCCGTTGCACGGCGATTCGGCCGATTTCGACGAATTGATCGACATGACGACCGATGCCGATGTCGTGCTGCTCGGCGAGGCGACGCACGGCACGACCGAGTTCTATCGGATGCGCGCGCAGATCACCGCGCGGCTCGTCGACGAATGCGGTTTCGACACCATTGCGATCGAAGGCGACTGGCCCGACGCGTGGCGCGTGAATTGCTACGTGCAGGGCGACGCCGCGATCGGCGACGCCGACGCGGCGCTCGCGGACTTTACGCGTTTTCCCGCATGGATGTGGCGCAATCGTCCGATGCGCGAATTCGTCGGCTGGTTGCGCGATCACAATGCGACGCTGCCGCGCGAAACGCGGGTCGGCGTCTACGGGCTCGATCTGTACAGCCTGTACCGCTCGGCGGACGCGGTGATCCGCTATCTCGACGACGTCGATCCCGACCAGGCCGAACTCGCGCGGCGGCGCTACGCGGCGCTCGATCACGTGCGCGAGCCGAGCGCATACGGCCATGCGGTCGCAACGGGCGCACGGCCTGCCGCGACCGCCGATGCGGTCACGCAATTGCTGCAGCTTCGCTCGAGCGAAGCGGCTTATCTCGCGCAAGACGGCATCGACGCGCTCGATGCGCAGTTCTTCGCGGAACGCAACGCGCAAGTCGTCGTCAACGCGGAGACCTACTACCGCGCGATGTTCGGGCCGCGCGCGAACACGTGGAATCTGCGCGATTCGCACATGCGCGACACGCTGTTCGCGCTGCGCCGCTATCGCGCGCGGCGCGGCGGCACCGGACGCGCAGTCGTCTGGGCGCACAACTCGCACGTCGGCGACGCGCGCGCGACCGCGATGCATCTGCGCGGCGAATGGACGCTCGGCCAGCTCGTGCGTCAGTCGCTCGGCGAACGCGCGCTGTCGATCGGCTTCACCGCCTATACGGGCCGCGTGTCGGCCGCGTCGCGCTGGGACGGCGACGTCGAGCAGAAATGGATGCGTCCCGCGCTGCACGACAGCTACGAACACCTTTTCCATACGACCGGGCTCGATCGTTTCTTCCTGCCGCTGCGCGAGACTGTCGCGCAGCCGCTCGGCGAAGCGCTGCTCGAGCGCGCGATCGGCGTGATCTATCTGCCGGAGACGGAGCGCGACAGTCATTACTTCATGTCGTCGATCACCGGGCAGTTCGACGCGCTGTTCCATCTCGACGAGACGAGCCCGCTCGAACCGCTCGCGCCGCCCGATGCGTGGCGTCCGCGCGAGAAGCCGGTGCCGGCGCCGTGA
- a CDS encoding ABC transporter permease: MEQHADLLAGGRWRPRTLGWRDAIAVLLVLALIVLLGSGARQMALPLDVARPEAISLSPLALPGYALRTVLRMLAALGASFVFTFAYATLAARSRAAEAVLIPLLDVLQSVPILGYLSFTVVFFLSITPGSTFGAELAAIFAIFTSQAWNMAFSFYQSLCTVPRDLDEASRSLRQTGWQRFWRLEVPFAMPGLAWNAMMSMSGGWFFVVASEAISVGDLHIALPGVGAYVARAIAERDLAAVGYAIAAMTIAIVLYDQLLFRPMVAWAHKFRCDQTVSGPAPRSWLLDLLHRASLPQRVGTPLGAMLHRAARARLSLGARLPAHERSLSRRFGRIVWFSLCAAGIVYAGIGLFRFAAPVLTWADVVDVARNGALTLARVLVLIGVASAVWVPIGVLIGLRPRATAFVQPIAQFLAAFPANLLFPPAVFAIAHFELTPAIWLSPLMILGTQWYILFNVIAGATVFPDDLKEAAASLRVRTPTWWTKVVLPGILPYYVTGAITASGGAWNASIVSELVGWGHTTLDASGLGAYVARMTAAGDYPRIALGVAAMSLLVIAMNRLMWRPLYAFAERRSRLD; this comes from the coding sequence GTGGAGCAACATGCCGACCTGCTTGCCGGCGGACGCTGGCGCCCGCGCACGCTCGGGTGGCGCGACGCGATCGCGGTGCTGCTCGTGCTCGCGCTCATCGTGCTGCTCGGCTCCGGCGCGCGCCAGATGGCGCTGCCGCTCGACGTCGCGCGGCCGGAGGCGATCTCGCTGTCGCCGCTCGCGCTGCCGGGCTATGCGCTGCGCACCGTGCTGCGGATGCTGGCCGCGCTCGGCGCTTCGTTCGTGTTCACGTTCGCGTACGCGACCCTCGCCGCGAGAAGCCGCGCGGCGGAGGCCGTGCTGATTCCGCTTCTCGACGTACTGCAGTCGGTGCCGATTCTCGGCTACCTGTCGTTCACCGTCGTGTTCTTCCTGTCGATCACGCCCGGCTCGACGTTCGGCGCGGAACTCGCGGCGATCTTCGCGATCTTCACGAGCCAGGCCTGGAACATGGCGTTCAGCTTCTATCAGTCGCTGTGCACGGTGCCGCGCGATCTCGACGAGGCGAGCCGCAGCCTGCGGCAAACCGGCTGGCAGCGCTTCTGGCGCCTCGAAGTGCCGTTCGCGATGCCGGGCCTCGCATGGAACGCGATGATGTCGATGTCGGGCGGCTGGTTCTTCGTCGTCGCGTCCGAGGCGATCTCGGTCGGCGATCTGCACATCGCGTTGCCGGGCGTCGGCGCGTACGTCGCGCGCGCGATCGCCGAGCGCGATCTCGCCGCCGTCGGCTATGCGATCGCCGCGATGACGATCGCGATCGTGCTCTACGATCAGTTGCTGTTCAGGCCGATGGTCGCGTGGGCGCACAAGTTCCGCTGCGATCAGACCGTGAGCGGCCCCGCGCCGCGCAGCTGGCTGCTCGACCTGCTGCATCGCGCGAGCCTGCCGCAGCGTGTCGGCACGCCGCTCGGCGCGATGCTGCATCGCGCGGCGCGCGCCCGCCTGTCGCTCGGCGCGCGGCTGCCCGCGCACGAGCGCTCGCTGTCGCGGCGCTTCGGCCGCATCGTCTGGTTCTCACTGTGCGCGGCGGGCATCGTGTATGCGGGCATCGGGCTCTTCCGGTTCGCGGCGCCCGTGCTCACATGGGCCGATGTCGTCGACGTCGCGCGCAACGGCGCACTGACGCTCGCGCGCGTGCTCGTGCTGATCGGCGTCGCGTCGGCCGTCTGGGTGCCGATCGGCGTGCTGATCGGCCTGCGGCCGCGCGCGACCGCGTTCGTGCAGCCGATCGCGCAGTTCCTCGCCGCGTTTCCCGCGAACCTGCTGTTCCCGCCCGCCGTGTTCGCGATCGCGCACTTTGAGCTCACGCCCGCGATCTGGCTCAGTCCGCTGATGATCCTCGGCACGCAGTGGTACATCCTCTTCAACGTGATCGCCGGCGCAACCGTGTTTCCCGACGATCTGAAGGAAGCGGCGGCAAGCCTGCGCGTGCGCACGCCGACGTGGTGGACCAAGGTCGTGCTGCCCGGCATCCTGCCGTACTACGTGACGGGCGCGATCACCGCGTCGGGCGGCGCATGGAACGCGAGCATCGTGTCGGAGCTCGTCGGCTGGGGACACACGACGCTCGACGCATCCGGCCTCGGCGCGTACGTCGCGCGGATGACCGCGGCGGGCGACTATCCGCGGATCGCGCTCGGCGTCGCCGCGATGTCGCTGCTCGTGATCGCGATGAATCGTCTGATGTGGCGGCCGCTCTATGCGTTTGCGGAACGCCGCTCCCGTCTCGACTAG